A genomic region of Streptobacillus ratti contains the following coding sequences:
- a CDS encoding sensor histidine kinase codes for MWLKRMRTKFQRNIPITLKVTLWYSTFILLLMISSIVLILILSSSLGMSVSKQQLKDHVDEVAKYPEKFESFESGIFYINYDHYGEILAGKYPLGFNLKLKLEENSIRIYEKNDYKFYYYDSKIKNSNYWIRGVYPINHLAQDRDRNNIILSIFAPIFFLIVVLGGKEILKRGFRPVKQISNTALDITKSQDFSKRIEIEDGSDEIHKMAKTFNTMLDSIESSYIREKQFNSNVSHELKTPISVILAESSYSLEHVSNLEEAKESFEVIKRQSKKMSELINQIMMLSKIENISNLELINLNLSDLVNHTLIDNSIIFEEKNINLSKNIEKNIIIFGDKIMLERMLDNLISNAIKFTKDKISINLINKNEKIILEIIDNGLGISEKNIDFIFNRFYQENISRNKGENQGSGLGLSLVKEIVKLHHAEISVESNYMNYTKFTVCFNKIE; via the coding sequence ATGTGGTTAAAGAGAATGAGAACTAAGTTTCAAAGAAATATTCCAATAACTTTAAAAGTTACTCTTTGGTATAGTACATTTATACTTTTGTTAATGATATCAAGTATAGTCCTTATACTAATACTTTCTTCATCTTTAGGAATGAGTGTATCTAAACAACAATTAAAAGATCATGTTGATGAGGTCGCTAAATATCCTGAAAAATTTGAAAGTTTTGAATCTGGGATTTTCTATATAAACTATGATCATTATGGAGAAATACTTGCTGGTAAATATCCTTTAGGGTTTAATCTTAAACTTAAATTAGAAGAAAATAGCATCAGGATATATGAAAAAAATGATTATAAGTTCTATTATTATGATAGTAAAATAAAAAATAGTAATTATTGGATAAGAGGAGTTTATCCTATCAATCATCTTGCACAAGATAGAGATAGAAATAATATAATTTTATCAATTTTTGCTCCAATATTTTTTCTAATCGTTGTTTTAGGTGGAAAAGAAATATTAAAAAGAGGATTTAGACCTGTTAAACAGATTTCAAACACTGCATTAGACATTACAAAAAGTCAAGATTTTTCTAAACGTATTGAGATTGAAGATGGTAGTGATGAAATACATAAAATGGCTAAAACTTTTAATACCATGCTTGATTCAATTGAATCATCATATATACGTGAAAAACAATTTAATTCAAATGTTTCACACGAACTAAAAACACCTATTAGTGTTATACTTGCAGAAAGTTCTTATTCTTTAGAACATGTAAGTAACCTAGAAGAAGCTAAAGAATCTTTTGAGGTTATAAAAAGGCAATCTAAGAAAATGTCTGAATTAATTAATCAAATAATGATGTTATCTAAAATTGAAAATATATCTAATTTAGAATTGATTAATTTAAATTTATCTGATTTAGTAAATCACACATTAATTGATAATTCTATAATTTTTGAAGAAAAAAATATTAATCTTTCTAAAAATATTGAAAAAAATATTATCATATTTGGTGATAAAATTATGTTAGAAAGAATGTTAGATAATTTAATAAGTAATGCAATTAAATTCACAAAAGATAAAATTAGCATTAATTTAATCAATAAAAATGAGAAAATAATTTTAGAAATTATTGATAATGGGTTAGGAATTTCTGAAAAGAATATAGATTTCATATTTAATAGATTTTATCAAGAAAATATATCAAGAAATAAGGGAGAAAATCAAGGTTCAGGACTTGGTTTATCATTAGTTAAAGAAATAGTTAAACTACATCATGCTGAAATTAGTGTAGAAAGTAATTATATGAATTATACTAAATTTACAGTATGTTTTAACAAAATAGAATAG
- a CDS encoding PFL family protein, translating into MNVFEINETNKMIQKENLDVRTITLGISLLDCVSDDIDVFCDKIYKKIYNLSKNLVKTGEEISKEFGIPIVNKRVSITPISLVASGCTKTIDDYVKIAKTLDDVAKKVGIDFLGGYSALVSKGMTSNEELFIRSIPKALKETRFICSSLNLGSSKIGLNMDAIKLVGEIIKEIAEITPNSFGCAKFVVFCNAPDDNPFMAGAFHGVSEMDATVHVGVSGPGVVASAIKESKGKSFDELCEIIKKTSFKITRVGQLVANEASRRLNVPFGIIDLSLAPTPAIGDSIGEVLEFMGFEKVGAPGTTCALALLNDSIKKGGVMASSHVGGLSGAFIPVSEDANMIDAVKIGALSLEKLEAMTCVCSVGLDMVAVPGTTSAATLSGIIADEMAIGMINQKTTAVRIIPVTGMVEGDMVEFGGLLGRAPIMKVNPYKCDEFINRGGRIPAPIHSFKN; encoded by the coding sequence ATGAATGTATTTGAAATTAATGAAACTAATAAAATGATACAAAAAGAAAACTTAGATGTAAGAACTATTACTTTAGGTATAAGTTTACTTGATTGTGTAAGTGATGATATAGATGTTTTTTGTGATAAAATATATAAGAAGATATATAACCTGTCAAAGAATTTAGTAAAAACTGGAGAAGAAATAAGTAAAGAATTTGGTATCCCTATAGTAAATAAAAGGGTATCTATTACACCTATTTCATTAGTTGCTTCAGGTTGTACTAAGACTATAGATGATTATGTAAAAATAGCCAAAACTTTAGATGATGTTGCTAAAAAAGTTGGAATAGATTTTCTAGGTGGATATTCAGCTTTAGTTTCTAAAGGAATGACATCAAATGAAGAACTATTTATTAGATCTATACCTAAGGCTTTAAAAGAAACTAGATTTATTTGTTCTTCTCTTAATCTTGGAAGTTCAAAAATAGGGCTTAATATGGACGCTATAAAACTTGTAGGAGAAATAATAAAGGAAATAGCAGAAATAACACCAAATTCTTTTGGTTGTGCTAAATTTGTTGTATTCTGTAATGCACCAGATGACAATCCATTTATGGCAGGAGCTTTTCATGGAGTTAGTGAAATGGACGCAACTGTTCATGTTGGAGTAAGTGGACCAGGTGTAGTTGCAAGTGCAATTAAAGAATCTAAAGGTAAGAGTTTTGATGAATTATGTGAAATCATTAAAAAGACTTCATTTAAGATTACAAGGGTTGGACAACTTGTTGCAAATGAGGCTTCTCGTAGATTAAATGTACCTTTTGGTATTATAGATTTATCATTAGCACCAACACCAGCTATAGGAGATTCTATAGGAGAAGTATTAGAATTTATGGGATTTGAAAAAGTTGGAGCTCCAGGGACAACTTGTGCATTGGCTCTGTTAAATGATTCTATAAAAAAAGGTGGAGTAATGGCAAGTTCTCATGTGGGAGGATTAAGTGGAGCATTTATTCCTGTTAGTGAAGATGCAAATATGATAGATGCAGTTAAAATAGGAGCATTAAGTTTAGAAAAATTAGAGGCTATGACTTGTGTTTGTTCAGTTGGACTTGACATGGTTGCAGTACCTGGAACAACTAGTGCAGCAACTTTATCTGGAATTATAGCAGATGAGATGGCTATAGGTATGATAAATCAAAAGACAACAGCAGTAAGAATAATCCCTGTTACTGGTATGGTAGAGGGAGATATGGTAGAATTTGGTGGATTACTTGGTAGAGCACCAATAATGAAAGTAAATCCATATAAATGTGATGAATTTATTAACAGAGGTGGAAGAATACCAGCACCAATACATAGTTTTAAAAATTAA
- a CDS encoding ACT domain-containing protein encodes MKKTIITVVGLDKIGIIAKICNALAEVDINILDISQSILEGYFNMIMIVDVTKSSIGHTQLQERLDVIGKELDIQINAQKEEIFQSMHRV; translated from the coding sequence ATGAAAAAAACTATTATTACTGTTGTAGGATTAGATAAAATAGGAATAATTGCAAAAATATGTAATGCTTTAGCAGAAGTTGATATAAATATATTAGATATTTCTCAATCTATACTTGAAGGATATTTTAATATGATAATGATAGTTGATGTTACTAAATCAAGTATTGGACATACACAATTACAAGAAAGGCTAGATGTAATAGGAAAAGAATTAGATATACAAATTAATGCACAAAAAGAAGAAATTTTCCAATCTATGCACAGGGTGTAA
- a CDS encoding leucyl aminopeptidase: MKYNIGLENVKNGLEAVLVYENEKVDNVVFDKMNKLGLFSGKESEILIYRDLEDKEKVALIGLGKKEEITIDKVRKIFYKLAKEMQVKKEDEIKIYIPKLNGLCTRRTYCAALEGMIHAEYRFDKYKSEKVNLKEITVNFFVDSAKEEKVKKELVKITNTMEGVFFTRDLVNMPSQDLYPETLANFAKEKLEKLGVKVTVLEEDEIEKIGMKAFLSVARGSENRPRFIIMEYLNNNESSEKIALVGKGITYDTGGYSIKPSDGMKTMFCDMGGAGTVIGTMYSLAKNNIKTNVYGVVAACENSISGNSYKPGDVIGSLAGKTIEVDNTDAEGRLTLADAVYYSAEVLKVDKIIDLATLTGACLVALSEFYTGSVTNNQALFNEVLEASKKAGEPIWQLPTSDDFRALNNSVVADIKNSGGRLGGTITAGLFIESFVNKTPWVHLDIAGTAFLSKANGYLPLGATGVHVKTLVELLDKHCGCSN, encoded by the coding sequence ATGAAATATAATATAGGATTAGAAAATGTTAAAAATGGGTTAGAAGCAGTGTTAGTTTATGAAAATGAAAAAGTAGATAATGTTGTTTTTGATAAGATGAATAAACTTGGTCTTTTTTCAGGAAAAGAAAGTGAAATTCTAATTTATAGAGATTTAGAAGATAAAGAAAAAGTAGCTTTAATAGGTTTAGGTAAAAAAGAAGAAATAACTATAGATAAAGTTAGAAAAATTTTCTATAAATTAGCTAAAGAAATGCAAGTTAAAAAAGAAGATGAAATAAAAATATATATACCTAAATTAAATGGTTTATGTACAAGAAGAACTTATTGTGCAGCACTTGAGGGAATGATACATGCAGAATATAGATTTGATAAATATAAGTCTGAAAAAGTTAATTTAAAAGAAATTACAGTTAATTTCTTTGTAGATAGTGCTAAGGAAGAAAAAGTTAAAAAAGAATTAGTTAAAATTACTAATACTATGGAGGGAGTATTCTTTACTAGAGATTTAGTAAATATGCCATCTCAAGATTTATATCCTGAAACTTTAGCTAATTTTGCTAAAGAAAAATTAGAAAAATTAGGTGTAAAAGTTACTGTTTTAGAAGAAGATGAAATAGAAAAAATAGGAATGAAAGCTTTCTTATCAGTAGCAAGAGGTTCAGAAAATAGACCTAGATTTATAATAATGGAATATTTAAATAATAATGAAAGTTCAGAAAAAATAGCTTTAGTAGGTAAAGGTATTACTTATGATACAGGAGGATATTCTATTAAACCAAGTGATGGAATGAAGACTATGTTCTGTGATATGGGTGGAGCTGGAACTGTAATAGGAACTATGTATTCATTAGCAAAGAATAATATTAAGACTAATGTTTATGGAGTAGTTGCTGCTTGTGAAAATTCTATTAGTGGAAATTCATATAAACCAGGTGATGTTATAGGTTCATTAGCTGGAAAAACTATAGAAGTTGACAATACAGATGCAGAGGGAAGATTAACACTTGCTGATGCAGTTTATTATTCAGCAGAAGTATTAAAAGTTGATAAAATAATAGACCTTGCAACATTAACAGGTGCTTGTCTTGTAGCATTAAGTGAATTCTATACTGGAAGTGTAACTAATAATCAAGCCTTATTTAATGAAGTTCTTGAAGCATCTAAAAAAGCAGGAGAACCAATATGGCAATTACCTACTTCTGATGATTTCAGAGCATTAAATAATTCAGTAGTAGCAGATATTAAAAATTCAGGTGGTAGATTAGGTGGAACTATTACTGCAGGATTATTCATAGAATCATTTGTTAATAAAACACCTTGGGTACACTTAGATATAGCTGGAACAGCATTTTTATCTAAAGCTAATGGATATTTACCATTAGGAGCAACAGGAGTTCATGTTAAAACTTTAGTTGAATTATTAGATAAACACTGTGGTTGTTCAAATTAA
- a CDS encoding Na/Pi cotransporter family protein — protein MTQVINYREMIFTFLGGLGLFLFCIKYMGEGLQLMAGEKLRYILDKYTTSPFLGVLVGVFVTALIQSSSGTSVITIGLVGAGLLTLRQAIGIIMGANIGTTLTAVIIGFNISRYSLPILFFGVALLTFTNRKNINNIGRIIFGFGGLFFALSLMSKAMHPLRSLPSFVDLTINLSNNSLLGVFIGTALTMIVQSSSATVGILQNIYQDNLITLRAALPVLFGDNIGTTITAIIAVIGASSAAKRIALSHVLFNIIGATIFMIFLTPFTLFVEKMSKFLHLSPKLTIGFAHGTFNILNTIILFPFIGVLAYIVSKVIKEDKNDEEYTVKYLDRALIQTPSIALGQVKQEMLLMIEVALENLKKSVEFFHTHDENLALEIKKREEGINTLDREITKYLSDLSRENLSEKEGEELGIYLDMCRDVERIGDHADGILTDVEYEIRKNLKFSEYAHNEINNILQISTEMVECAIEAIKHGDKEKVFEALDLHNRVYSYEKKIRKNHIKRLNSQECEIHAGLSYIDLISHFTRVCDHARNLVEKI, from the coding sequence ATGACACAAGTTATAAATTACAGAGAGATGATATTTACATTTTTAGGAGGATTAGGATTATTTCTTTTCTGTATAAAATACATGGGAGAAGGATTGCAATTAATGGCTGGAGAAAAATTAAGATATATTTTAGATAAATATACAACTTCTCCATTTCTAGGTGTACTTGTTGGAGTATTTGTTACAGCTTTAATACAATCAAGTTCTGGAACATCAGTAATAACAATAGGACTAGTTGGAGCTGGATTGCTTACTTTAAGACAGGCTATAGGAATAATAATGGGAGCTAATATAGGAACTACACTTACAGCTGTAATTATAGGGTTTAATATTTCTCGTTATTCACTACCAATACTTTTCTTTGGAGTAGCATTATTAACTTTCACTAATAGAAAAAATATTAATAATATAGGAAGAATAATATTTGGTTTTGGTGGATTATTCTTTGCATTAAGTTTAATGTCTAAAGCTATGCACCCTTTAAGAAGTTTACCATCATTTGTTGATTTAACAATAAATTTAAGTAATAATTCATTATTAGGTGTATTTATAGGGACAGCACTTACTATGATAGTTCAATCATCATCAGCAACTGTTGGTATATTACAAAATATTTATCAAGATAATTTAATTACTTTAAGAGCAGCATTACCTGTATTATTCGGGGATAATATAGGAACAACTATAACTGCCATAATTGCAGTAATAGGAGCAAGTTCAGCAGCTAAAAGAATTGCTCTTTCACATGTTCTATTTAATATAATTGGTGCTACAATTTTCATGATATTTTTAACACCTTTTACACTTTTTGTAGAAAAAATGAGTAAGTTTTTACATTTATCACCTAAGTTGACTATAGGGTTTGCACATGGAACATTTAATATTTTAAATACAATAATATTATTCCCTTTCATAGGAGTTTTAGCATATATAGTTAGCAAAGTTATAAAAGAAGATAAAAATGATGAAGAATATACAGTTAAATATCTTGATAGAGCATTAATTCAAACACCATCTATAGCACTTGGACAAGTAAAACAAGAAATGCTATTAATGATAGAAGTTGCTTTAGAAAACTTAAAGAAATCTGTTGAATTTTTCCATACTCATGATGAAAATCTTGCATTGGAAATAAAGAAAAGAGAAGAGGGTATTAATACACTAGATAGAGAAATAACAAAATATTTATCAGATCTTTCAAGAGAAAATTTAAGTGAAAAAGAGGGAGAAGAATTAGGAATATACTTAGATATGTGTAGAGATGTTGAAAGAATAGGAGATCATGCTGACGGTATATTAACAGATGTTGAATATGAAATAAGAAAAAATTTAAAATTCTCAGAATACGCACATAATGAAATTAATAACATTTTACAAATATCAACAGAAATGGTAGAATGTGCAATAGAAGCTATTAAACATGGAGATAAAGAAAAAGTATTTGAGGCATTAGATTTACATAATAGAGTATATTCATATGAAAAGAAAATAAGAAAAAATCATATTAAAAGATTAAATTCACAAGAATGTGAAATTCATGCAGGTCTTTCATATATAGATTTAATATCACATTTTACAAGAGTATGCGACCATGCGAGAAATTTAGTAGAAAAAATATAG
- the pth gene encoding aminoacyl-tRNA hydrolase — protein sequence MKLIVGLGNPDKEYEKNRHNIGYIYLDKYLDANNISNLKEKYKSMYTKELIGNETVFFQKPLTYMNLSGEAIKELITFFKINTKKDLLVIYDDMDLKVGEIKIKNNGRSAGHNGIKSIISHIGEEFIRVKVGIGKPNNKSVISHVLGNFTEEENIILNKLDKHIFKIINAFINNTDIEKLMSKYNIKQKENSKSKFKLRKAKLEDINKILEIKELALEFQKEIGLNQWSNNYPLEEDFKKDIKLQRGYVYEKDKEIYAYASLNYGINTMYLKTYDGNINNEIDYSSIHRVMVNKNEMKKGIGKEFLEKLIRISIKDSKFVVRIDIHKDNIAMMKLINKLNFKYIAKVHASDETERDVFEYTLGGN from the coding sequence GTGAAATTAATAGTCGGATTAGGAAATCCTGATAAGGAATATGAAAAAAATAGACATAATATTGGATACATCTATTTAGATAAATATTTAGATGCTAATAATATTTCAAATTTAAAAGAAAAATACAAAAGTATGTATACAAAAGAATTAATTGGGAATGAAACTGTTTTTTTTCAAAAACCTTTAACTTATATGAATTTAAGTGGAGAAGCCATTAAAGAGTTAATTACTTTTTTCAAAATAAATACTAAAAAAGATTTGTTAGTTATTTATGATGACATGGATTTAAAAGTTGGAGAAATAAAAATAAAAAATAATGGAAGATCTGCTGGGCATAATGGAATAAAATCTATAATATCCCATATAGGCGAAGAATTTATAAGAGTTAAGGTAGGTATAGGAAAACCTAATAATAAGTCTGTAATATCACATGTTCTAGGAAATTTTACTGAAGAAGAAAACATTATTTTAAATAAACTAGATAAACATATATTTAAAATAATTAATGCTTTTATAAACAATACAGATATTGAAAAATTAATGTCAAAGTATAATATAAAGCAAAAAGAAAATTCTAAAAGTAAATTTAAACTTAGAAAAGCTAAATTAGAAGATATAAATAAAATATTAGAAATTAAAGAACTAGCTTTAGAATTTCAAAAAGAAATTGGCTTAAATCAATGGTCTAATAATTATCCTTTAGAAGAAGATTTTAAAAAAGATATAAAACTTCAAAGAGGGTATGTATATGAAAAAGATAAAGAAATTTATGCTTACGCATCTTTAAATTATGGAATTAATACCATGTATCTTAAAACATATGATGGAAATATTAATAATGAAATTGATTATTCATCTATACATAGAGTCATGGTAAATAAAAATGAAATGAAAAAAGGTATAGGAAAAGAATTTTTAGAAAAATTAATAAGAATCTCTATAAAAGATTCTAAATTTGTTGTAAGAATAGACATACATAAAGATAATATAGCAATGATGAAATTAATTAATAAATTGAACTTTAAATATATAGCTAAAGTTCATGCAAGTGATGAAACTGAAAGAGATGTATTCGAATATACTTTAGGAGGAAATTAA
- a CDS encoding DUF6290 family protein: MEILVKFDDKEKEKIFNYAKSHSLTLEEVFKKALFEKIENEFEIYLAEKLYLDYMKKEKKNNVIFKNLDV, translated from the coding sequence ATGGAGATATTAGTTAAATTTGATGATAAAGAAAAAGAGAAAATTTTTAATTATGCTAAATCTCATTCTCTTACTTTAGAAGAAGTTTTTAAAAAAGCTTTATTTGAAAAGATAGAAAATGAATTTGAAATATATTTAGCAGAAAAACTTTATTTAGATTATATGAAAAAAGAAAAAAAGAATAATGTCATTTTTAAAAATTTAGATGTTTAA